Genomic DNA from Haloarcula marina:
CCCCGACCGTCGGTGTTCGTCCTCGATGGCGACCGGACCGTCCAGTACGCGTGGGTCGCCGACGAGTGGCCGGACTTCCCGGACTACGACACCGTCGAAGCGCAACTGTGAGCGACGACGCTATCGCCGCGGCGACCGACGCGATTCGACGGGGCGACCTCGTGGTGTATCCGACGGAGACGGTGTACGGACTGGCGGCCGACGCGACCGACGCCGCGGCCGTCGAACGCGTCTTCGAGGCGAAGGGACGGAGTCGGGACAAACCCGTCTCGCTCGCCGTGCCGGACGTGGAGACGGCGCTCGACTACACCCGCTCGAGCGAGCGCGAGGAGCGGTTCATGCGCGAGTTCCTCCCCGGACCGGTCACCGTCGTGGTCGAGAAACGCGAGGCGGTGCCCGACGCGCTGACCGCCGGACGGGACCGGGTCGGCGTCCGCGTCCCCGACCACCCGGTCGCGCTCGCCCTCCTCCGGGAAATCGCACCGCTGACGGCCACCAGCGCGAACGTCTCGGGCAACCCCAGCGCCCGCACGGTCGATGACCTCGACGAGATACGGGACCGCGCCGCCGTGGTGCTGGACGGTGGCGAGACGGGCGGGACTGGCTCTACCGTGGTGGACGTCTCCGCCGGAACCATCCATCGGCGGGGCGCTCGTGCGGACGAGGTGGCGGCGTGGCTCGATTCACAGGAGTGAGCGCAACGACCGGGTCCTGACGCCGCAGTTCTCGCGGTACTCACAGGGCGCACACTTCGCGTCCGAGTCCACCCGCGCGGCCGGGCCGTCGACGCTCGCCGCGGTTCGGAGCGCCCGGCGGTACACGCCGGTCCGTCGCGCGTTCACCGCGATTTCTCGGACGACGCCGTGGGCAGGGTACTCCGCGTATGCCCGGTCGACCGCCCGCTCTCGTTCCCACGAGAGGGCCTTCGCGGCGGCCACCAGTCGAACGGTCTGTGGCTCCCAGACGCCCTGTTCGGGCGGCTTCCCGGCGAACGCGAGCGAGGGGCGCGGCCCCTCGTCGGTGTCGAGCAGTTTGTGCGCGACGCCGCTGGCGTC
This window encodes:
- a CDS encoding L-threonylcarbamoyladenylate synthase, whose product is MSDDAIAAATDAIRRGDLVVYPTETVYGLAADATDAAAVERVFEAKGRSRDKPVSLAVPDVETALDYTRSSEREERFMREFLPGPVTVVVEKREAVPDALTAGRDRVGVRVPDHPVALALLREIAPLTATSANVSGNPSARTVDDLDEIRDRAAVVLDGGETGGTGSTVVDVSAGTIHRRGARADEVAAWLDSQE
- a CDS encoding CRISPR-associated protein Cas4: MADHTFRELETAAYCPRKLYYRRRDGPPDVPDDVESIRSLAFDYERLLTDDAALLAAPIETAPATVRERLRAARDRLDCWADIVDPSARAVYLSGKDASGVAHKLLDTDEGPRPSLAFAGKPPEQGVWEPQTVRLVAAAKALSWERERAVDRAYAEYPAHGVVREIAVNARRTGVYRRALRTAASVDGPAARVDSDAKCAPCEYRENCGVRTRSLRSLL